One window of the Spea bombifrons isolate aSpeBom1 chromosome 8, aSpeBom1.2.pri, whole genome shotgun sequence genome contains the following:
- the RABEPK gene encoding rab9 effector protein with kelch motifs, whose translation MELLEVLGPEDTPKASTWYTLVPQGEAPSSRVGHTCIYVPSTEESAKGKVAILAGANPGGCFSDAYILDLDSHTWDDADWEGLLPRYEHACFSPSSDPGSICVFGGAEQSMNRNCVQVLNSGTCSWKSPKVKGTPPSPRTFHTSSASIGDKLYVFGGGEKGAEPVEDLQLHVYDAATFTWTQPVTLGEPPKPRHGHVVAAEGTKLFIHGGMAGSMFLDDMFCIDTETMKWERLNMKGDVPPPCAAHSSVAWKSCIYIFGGMTELGATNSMYRFNTDALLWTKLEFDSPCPPARLDHSMCLLPWKIQTGLSNTEKPQTQHEEGDLDESSIEKEYSNLKQVFLCLIFGGMNTDGDLFSDCCVTMLQK comes from the exons ATGGAGCTCTTGGAGGTTTTAGGACCAGAAGATACACCCAAAGCATCTACGTG GTATACCCTTGTTCCCCAAGGAGAAGCACCAAGTTCCCGTGTGGGTCACACCTGCATATATGTGCCTTCAACGGAAGAGTCAGCAAAGGGAAAAGTCGCCATCCTTGCAGGAGCAAACCCTGGGGGTTGTTTTTCGGATGCTTACATCTTAGATCTTG ATAGTCATACATGGGATGACGCAGACTGGGAAGGTCTGTTACCCCGTTACGAACATGCCTGCTTTTCTCCTTCAAGTGATCCGGGCAGCATCTGTGTGTTTGGTGGAGCAGAGCAGTCCATGAATAGAAATTGTGTTCAAGTATTGAACTCTG ggACCTGCTCATGGAAAAGCCCTAAAGTTAAAGGAACGCCACCTTCCCCAAGAACCTTTCACACCTCTTCTGCTTCCATTGGAGACAAGCTTTATGTGTTTGGTGGGGGAGAAAAAGGTGCAGAACCCGTTGAAGATCTCCAACTTCATGTGTATGATGCAG ccacCTTCACATGGACTCAGCCAGTAACTCTTGGTGAGCCCCCAAAGCCTCGCCACGGCCATGTGGTGGCAGCAGAAGGGACAAAACTGTTCATTCATGGAGGAATGGCAGGTAGCATGTTTCTTGATGACATGTTTTGCATTGATACAG AAACAATGAAGTGGGAGAGGTTGAATATGAAGGGAGACGTTCCCCCTCCTTGTGCAGCCCATTCCTCTGTTGCCTGGAAAtcatgcatttatatatttggtGGAATGACGGAGCTGGGGGCAACAAACTCTATGTACCGGTTTAACACAG ACGCATTGCTTTGGACAAAGTTGGAGTTTGACTCCCCGTGTCCGCCAGCACGCTTAGATCATTCCATGTGTCTCCTTCCTTGGAAAATACAGACCGGCCTTTCCAACACAGAGAAACCTCAAACTCAACACGAGGAAGGGGACCTAGATGAAAGCTCTATAGAAAAGGAATACAGTAATTTAAAGCAGGTTTTTCTCTGTCTTATATTTGGGGGAATGAATACTGATGGGGATCTGTTTAGCGACTGCTGTGTAACAATGCTGcaaaaataa
- the HSPA5 gene encoding endoplasmic reticulum chaperone BiP, which produces MVTMKYFALFLLVVASVYADDDDKREDVGTVVGIDLGTTYSCVGVFKNGRVEIIANDQGNRITPSYVAFTPEGERLIGDAAKNQLTSNPENTVFDAKRLIGRTWNDPSVQQDIKYLPFKVIERKTKPYIQVDIGDQMKTFAPEEISAMVLTKMKETAEAYLGKKVTHAVVTVPAYFNDAQRQATKDAGTIAGLNVMRIINEPTAAAIAYGLDKKEGEKNILVFDLGGGTFDVSLLTIDNGVFEVVATNGDTHLGGEDFDQRVMEHFIKLYKKKTGKDVRKDNRAVQKLRREVEKAKRALSAQHQSRIEIESFFEGEDFSETLTRAKFEELNMDLFRSTMKPVQKVLEDADLKKSDIDEIVLVGGSTRIPKIQQLVKEFFNGKEPSRGINPDEAVAYGAAVQAGVLSGDQDTGDLVLLDVCPLTLGIETVGGVMTKLIPRNTVVPTKKSQIFSTASDNQPTVTIKVYEGERPLTKDNHLLGTFDLTGIPPAPRGVPQIEVTFEIDVNGILRVTAEDKGTGNKNKITITNDQNRLTPEEIERMVNDAEKFAEDDKKLKERIDSRNELESYAYSLKNQIGDKEKLGGKLSSEDKETIEKAVEEKIEWLESHQDADIEDFKAKKKELEEIVQPIVGKLYGGAGAPPPEGEETEKDEL; this is translated from the exons ATGGTCACCATGAAGTATTTTGCGCTGTTCTTGCTGGTTGTTGCCAGCGTATatgctgatgatgatgataagaGAGAAGATGTTGGCACGGTGGTCGGGATTGATCTGGGCACCACTTACTCCTG TGTTGGCGTGTTTAAAAATGGTCGTGTTGAGATAATCGCCAATGACCAGGGTAACAGAATTACACCTTCTTATGTGGCATTTACCCCGGAGGGAGAGCGTCTTATTGGTGATGCTGCCAAGAACCAGTTGACTTCTAACCCAGAGAACACTGTGTTTGATGCCAAGCGTCTCATTGGTCGCACATGGAACGATCCCTCTGTTCAGCAGGACATCAAGTACCTGCCTTTCAAA gtcattGAAAGGAAGACTAAACCATACATCCAGGTTGATATTGGTGATCAGATGAAAACATTTGCCCCAGAAGAAATTTCTGCTATGGTCCTGACAAAAATGAAGGAAACTGCTGAGGCTTATCTTGGTAAAAag GTTACTCATGCTGTAGTCACTGTGCCAGCTTACTTCAATGATGCCCAGCGTCAAGCTACCAAGGATGCTGGTACCATTGCAGGACTGAATGTAATGAGAATCATCAACGAACC AACAGCTGCTGCTATTGCTTATGGGCTagacaagaaagagggagagaagaaCATCCTTGTGTTTGACTTGGGTGGTGGCACCTTCGATGTGTCTCTGCTGACTATTGACAATGGTGTATTCGAAGTAGTGGCTACTAATGGAGATACCCATCTTGGAGGTGAAGATTTCGATCAGAGAGTCATGGAGCACTTCATAAAGCTGTACAAGAAGAAAACTGGCAAGGATGTTAGGAAAGACAACAGAGCTGTGCAGAAACTGCGTCGCGAGGTTGAGAAGGCGAAGAGAGCTCTGTCAGCTCAGCATCAATCCAGGATTGAAATTGAGTCTTTCTTTGAGGGTGAAGACTTCTCAGAAACTCTTACCCGGGCCAAGTTTGAGGAGCTCAACATG GATCTCTTCCGTTCCACCATGAAGCCAGTCCAGAAGGTGTTGGAAGATGCCGACCTGAAGAAGTCTGACATCGATGAAATTGTCCTTGTGGGAGGTTCAACTCGCATTCCCAAAATCCAACAGTTGGTGAAAGAATTCTTTAACGGCAAGGAACCATCTCGCGGTATCAACCCTGATGAAGCTGTTGCCTATGGTGCAGCTGTCCAGGCTGGTGTGCTTTCTGGTGATCAGGATACTG GTGACTTGGTCCTTCTTGATGTATGCCCTCTTACTCTGGGTATTGAAACAGTGGGTGGTGTCATGACAAAGCTTATCCCCAGGAACACTGTTGTGCCTACCAAGAAGTCTCAGATTTTCTCCACAGCATCTGACAACCAACCTACTGTTACCATAAAGGTTTATGAAG GTGAACGTCCATTGACCAAGGATAACCATCTCTTGGGCACTTTCGATCTTACTGGAATCCCTCCAGCCCCACGTGGTGTCCCCCAAATTGAAGTCACCTTTGAGATAGATGTAAATGGTATTTTGAGGGTTACTGCAGAAGACAAGGGCACTGGCAACAAAAACAAGATCACCATTACAAATGATCAGAATCGCTTGACTCCAGAAGAAATTGAGAGAATGGTCAATGATGCTGAGAAGTTTGCAGAAGACGATAAAAAGCTGAAAGAGCGTATTGATTCTCGTAACGAATTGGAGAGCTATGCTTACTCTTTAAAGAATCAGATTGGTGACAAGGAGAAGTTGGGTGGTAAGCTATCCTCTGAAGATAAGGAGACCATTGAAAAGGCAGTGGAAGAAAAAATTGAATGGTTGGAGAGTCATCAGGATGCAGACATTGAAGACTTCAAGGCCAAGAAGAAAGAACTAGAAGAAATCGTTCAGCCCATCGTTGGTAAACTTTATGGCGGAGCTGGTGCACCACCTCCCGAAGGAGAAGAGACCGAGAAGGATGAATTATAG